One part of the Oceanihabitans sp. IOP_32 genome encodes these proteins:
- a CDS encoding NUDIX hydrolase, producing the protein MNFDDFLKSISKIENIQLPAEASQFKMVPPFRQELLQQQKKATKNAKKAGVLALFYPNANKDTTLVLILRKTYKGVHSAQIGFPGGRLENTDKSLQDAAVRETFEEIGVPRQHIKVVKQLSEIYIPPSNFYVQPFMGVSQTTPIFIKEEKEVEAIIEVDLQHFLDDKSIITKTVSASYSKNVEVPAFHLSNHVVWGATAMMLSEIKDMLKQLL; encoded by the coding sequence ATGAATTTTGATGATTTTTTGAAATCCATTTCAAAAATAGAAAATATACAGCTTCCAGCCGAAGCTTCTCAATTTAAAATGGTGCCCCCGTTTCGTCAGGAGTTGCTACAACAACAAAAAAAGGCCACCAAAAACGCCAAAAAAGCAGGTGTTTTGGCATTATTTTATCCAAATGCAAACAAGGATACTACTTTAGTTTTAATTTTAAGAAAAACTTATAAAGGCGTGCATTCGGCACAAATTGGATTTCCTGGTGGCCGATTAGAAAACACAGACAAATCCTTGCAAGATGCCGCAGTTAGAGAAACATTTGAAGAAATTGGTGTCCCTAGACAACATATAAAAGTGGTAAAACAATTGTCGGAAATTTATATTCCACCTAGCAATTTTTACGTGCAACCTTTTATGGGAGTATCACAAACCACACCAATATTTATAAAAGAAGAGAAAGAGGTCGAAGCAATTATAGAAGTCGATTTACAACATTTTCTAGACGACAAAAGCATTATAACTAAAACAGTATCAGCATCATACAGCAAAAACGTAGAGGTTCCTGCTTTTCATTTAAGCAATCATGTAGTTTGGGGTGCTACTGCTATGATGCTTAGTGAAATTAAAGACATGTTAAAACAACTGCTCTAG
- the lpxD gene encoding UDP-3-O-(3-hydroxymyristoyl)glucosamine N-acyltransferase, with protein MVTYTISDINNILKGELIGHTNKPIEGPEQLQNASSNHITFIGSNKYVKYWAASKACAAIIDNNLTVEPGENRALIKVKNADLAMAKVLELFNPPTPDFEAEIHPTSVIHHTAKIGNGSKIGANCYVGKDVILGNGVVLYPNVCVFDETIIGDKTTLWSGTVIRERSIIGSHCVFHTNVSIGADGFGYRPSDDGQGLVKIPQIGNVVIGHYVEIGANSCVDRAKYGSTIIGDGCKIDNLVQIAHNSVMGRFCVMAGHSGLAGSVTLGDGVIIGGSASIKDHTTIESGATVGAGSGVMNNVKAGQTVLGYPAQDARDMLKQWVAVRRFIKNQ; from the coding sequence ATGGTAACTTACACGATTAGCGACATTAACAACATTTTAAAAGGCGAATTAATTGGCCATACAAATAAACCAATCGAAGGCCCCGAGCAATTACAAAATGCATCCAGCAATCATATTACATTTATTGGCAGCAATAAATATGTAAAATATTGGGCAGCCTCAAAAGCTTGTGCAGCTATTATAGATAATAATTTAACGGTTGAACCCGGTGAAAATCGAGCACTAATAAAAGTGAAAAACGCAGATTTAGCCATGGCCAAAGTATTAGAATTATTTAATCCACCAACTCCAGATTTTGAAGCCGAGATTCATCCTACTTCAGTTATTCATCACACCGCTAAAATTGGTAACGGCTCTAAGATTGGCGCGAATTGCTATGTTGGTAAAGATGTTATTTTAGGAAACGGTGTTGTTTTATACCCCAATGTTTGTGTATTTGATGAGACTATTATTGGTGATAAGACCACCTTATGGTCTGGCACTGTAATTCGAGAACGCTCTATTATTGGCAGTCATTGTGTTTTTCATACCAATGTAAGTATTGGAGCCGACGGCTTTGGATACCGACCAAGTGACGATGGCCAAGGTCTGGTTAAAATACCACAAATAGGCAATGTTGTTATTGGTCATTACGTAGAAATTGGTGCAAACTCGTGTGTAGATAGAGCAAAGTATGGCTCTACCATAATTGGAGATGGTTGTAAAATTGATAATCTGGTACAAATAGCACATAATAGCGTTATGGGGCGTTTTTGTGTTATGGCAGGACATAGCGGGCTCGCTGGTTCTGTAACTTTAGGCGATGGTGTGATTATTGGCGGGAGCGCCTCTATTAAAGACCATACCACCATAGAATCTGGTGCAACAGTTGGAGCTGGATCTGGGGTTATGAACAATGTAAAAGCAGGACAAACCGTTTTGGGTTACCCTGCACAAGACGCCAGAGATATGTTGAAGCAATGGGTTGCAGTTAGGCGTTTTATTAAGAACCAATAA
- the hemN gene encoding oxygen-independent coproporphyrinogen III oxidase, giving the protein MSRKLINKYNIAGPRYTSYPTVPYWDSATFSLERWKSSLAASFKESNVNEGLSLYIHLPFCESLCTFCGCNKRITKQHSVESPYIKAVLKEWQLYLELFDEKPVIKEMHLGGGTPTFFSPEHLKLLINGILKDSEIAKNHEFSFEGHPNNTTRAHLQALYDVGFRRVSYGVQDYNETVQKAINRIQPFENVKQATDLAREIGYTSVGHDIIFGLPHQTVAHVKETILKTKALLPDRLAFYSYAHVPWIKGSGQRGYNESDLPSPELKREQYELGKALLAEVGYHEIGMDHFALATDSLYKSMVSGNLHRNFMGYTASKTQAMVGLGVSSISDSWYGFAQNVKHLETYYDLLDENKIPVYRGHILNEEDLIIRKHILNLMCQFKTEWSQNHLYFEELPKALSQLSEMEEDGLLVIKPNSIEITEKGQPFVRNVCMAFDLLLQRKKPDVQLFSMTV; this is encoded by the coding sequence ATGTCAAGAAAATTAATTAACAAATATAATATTGCGGGTCCCAGATATACAAGTTATCCTACGGTGCCATACTGGGATAGCGCGACCTTTTCGTTAGAGAGATGGAAGTCTTCTCTCGCAGCATCCTTTAAAGAAAGTAATGTAAACGAAGGTTTAAGCCTCTACATTCATTTACCTTTTTGCGAAAGTCTCTGTACGTTTTGCGGATGCAATAAGCGTATCACCAAACAACATAGTGTGGAATCGCCATACATAAAAGCTGTTTTAAAAGAATGGCAATTGTATTTAGAGTTGTTTGATGAAAAACCTGTCATAAAAGAAATGCATCTTGGTGGGGGTACACCAACTTTTTTTAGTCCAGAACATCTAAAACTCTTAATTAATGGAATTTTAAAAGATTCTGAAATAGCCAAAAATCATGAGTTTAGTTTCGAGGGACATCCAAACAACACAACCAGAGCACATTTACAAGCGCTTTACGATGTTGGTTTTAGACGTGTAAGTTACGGGGTACAAGATTATAATGAAACGGTACAAAAGGCTATAAACCGAATTCAACCTTTTGAAAACGTTAAGCAAGCTACAGATTTAGCAAGAGAAATTGGATATACATCGGTTGGGCATGATATTATTTTTGGTCTTCCACATCAAACGGTAGCACACGTAAAAGAAACCATATTAAAAACTAAGGCTTTGCTTCCAGACCGTTTAGCGTTTTACAGTTATGCGCATGTGCCATGGATTAAAGGAAGTGGGCAACGTGGTTATAACGAATCTGATTTACCATCGCCAGAATTAAAGCGCGAGCAATACGAACTTGGTAAAGCGCTACTTGCAGAAGTGGGTTACCATGAAATTGGTATGGATCACTTTGCTTTGGCCACAGATAGCCTTTATAAATCGATGGTAAGTGGTAATTTGCACAGAAATTTTATGGGTTATACAGCCTCTAAAACGCAAGCCATGGTTGGTTTAGGGGTGTCGTCTATTAGTGATAGTTGGTACGGTTTTGCTCAAAATGTAAAGCACCTTGAAACCTATTACGATTTATTAGATGAAAATAAAATACCTGTTTATAGGGGCCATATTTTAAATGAAGAAGATTTGATTATTAGAAAACATATTCTTAATTTAATGTGCCAGTTTAAAACCGAGTGGTCTCAAAACCATTTGTATTTTGAAGAATTGCCTAAAGCGCTTTCGCAATTGAGTGAAATGGAAGAAGACGGCTTACTTGTTATAAAACCCAATAGTATCGAGATTACAGAAAAGGGACAACCATTTGTAAGGAATGTTTGTATGGCGTTCGATTTACTTTTACAGCGGAAAAAACCCGATGTGCAGTTGTTTTCGATGACGGTTTAA
- a CDS encoding lysophospholipid acyltransferase family protein, with protein MGLFKQNPFGHILFVKKWLIRLFGLITHRRFRGFNELQIEGSEIIRNLPDKNVLFISNHQTYFADVVAMFHVFNASLSGREDSIKNVGYIWNPKLNIYYVAAKETMKAGLLPKILAYVGSISIERTWRAEGKEVNRQVKMSDISNIGKALDDGWVITFPQGTTTPFKPIRKGTAHIIKRYKPVVVPIVIDGFRRSFDKKGLRVKKKNILQTFEIKEPLDIDYDNETTDDIVKRIEYAIEQHPSFLKVIPQKELEAQEALNRKRKWKKE; from the coding sequence ATGGGATTATTTAAACAAAATCCATTCGGACATATACTTTTTGTAAAAAAATGGCTTATAAGACTATTCGGACTTATAACCCATAGACGCTTTCGCGGATTTAATGAACTGCAAATTGAAGGTTCAGAAATTATTAGAAACCTACCGGATAAAAACGTATTATTCATTTCAAACCACCAAACTTATTTTGCCGATGTGGTTGCCATGTTTCATGTATTTAATGCCAGTTTAAGTGGTCGTGAAGACTCCATAAAAAACGTAGGTTATATATGGAACCCTAAACTTAATATTTATTATGTGGCTGCCAAAGAGACCATGAAAGCAGGTCTTTTACCTAAAATATTAGCTTATGTTGGTTCTATTAGTATCGAGCGCACTTGGAGGGCCGAGGGCAAAGAGGTTAATAGACAGGTTAAAATGAGTGATATTTCTAATATTGGTAAGGCTCTAGATGATGGCTGGGTCATTACCTTCCCACAAGGTACAACCACGCCTTTTAAACCCATTCGTAAAGGTACAGCCCACATAATAAAACGTTACAAACCTGTTGTTGTACCTATTGTTATTGATGGATTTCGCCGTTCGTTCGATAAAAAAGGACTGCGCGTTAAAAAGAAAAACATTCTTCAAACCTTTGAGATTAAAGAGCCTTTAGATATTGATTACGACAATGAAACCACAGACGATATAGTAAAAAGAATAGAATACGCCATCGAGCAGCACCCCTCATTTTTAAAAGTAATCCCGCAAAAAGAACTAGAAGCCCAAGAAGCATTGAATAGAAAACGAAAATGGAAAAAAGAATAG
- a CDS encoding peptidylprolyl isomerase, whose protein sequence is MRFIFIFLFVMLFLNCEDKQSKKKIITDTTETTSVKKEKKPIISNENKRRYPKLNSKNAMFFFEEYDKQHKENKVRLTTDFGAIDILLFEETKFHRANFIFLTKQGYFKDTQFYRAIDNFIIQGGNSDDKKTGKKRFDIGKYLLPNDTKRGFKHDRGVVSMPSSDIDNPHKLASPYEFFIVQQRGGAHFLNGDYTIFGKVIRGMDVVDKIAAVETDEADWPLRNVYIRNAEIIDE, encoded by the coding sequence ATGCGCTTTATATTTATTTTTTTGTTTGTAATGCTTTTTCTGAACTGTGAAGATAAACAATCTAAAAAGAAAATCATTACAGATACCACTGAAACAACTTCTGTTAAAAAAGAAAAAAAACCTATTATTTCAAACGAAAACAAGAGAAGATACCCAAAGTTAAACTCTAAAAATGCGATGTTTTTTTTTGAGGAATACGACAAGCAGCATAAGGAGAATAAAGTACGTCTGACAACTGATTTTGGCGCTATTGATATTTTACTATTTGAAGAAACTAAATTTCACAGAGCCAATTTTATTTTCTTAACAAAGCAGGGGTATTTTAAAGATACTCAGTTTTATCGTGCGATTGATAATTTTATCATTCAAGGTGGTAATAGTGACGATAAGAAAACAGGAAAAAAACGTTTTGATATCGGGAAGTATTTGTTGCCAAACGATACAAAACGTGGGTTTAAGCATGATAGAGGTGTCGTTTCAATGCCTAGCAGTGATATTGATAACCCTCATAAATTAGCCTCGCCCTATGAGTTTTTTATTGTGCAACAACGTGGTGGCGCTCATTTTTTAAATGGCGATTACACCATTTTTGGTAAAGTGATAAGAGGTATGGATGTGGTTGATAAAATCGCTGCAGTAGAGACCGATGAGGCCGACTGGCCGCTTCGCAATGTTTATATTCGCAATGCCGAGATAATTGACGAATAA
- a CDS encoding superoxide dismutase family protein, whose translation MKTLNFLILALTLSALACKNDKKSAEISTNAPSEIPKTLKITLNAKSNTEVSGNAVFSEEDGIVTLTAVVSGLNPGGTHAIHLHEKADCSSDDGTSAGGHWNPTAEPHGKWGDKAGYHKGDIGNFIADENGNGSITFATNQWCIGCEDDNKNIIGKSVIVHAGEDDFTSQPTGAAGARVSCAGIIEY comes from the coding sequence ATGAAAACCTTAAACTTTCTAATTTTAGCTTTAACATTAAGCGCACTAGCGTGTAAAAACGATAAAAAAAGCGCTGAAATCTCAACAAATGCTCCATCAGAGATACCCAAAACACTCAAAATCACGTTAAATGCAAAAAGCAATACCGAGGTTTCTGGTAATGCCGTGTTTTCAGAGGAAGATGGTATAGTAACCTTAACTGCCGTTGTTAGTGGTTTAAATCCAGGTGGCACTCACGCCATACATCTTCATGAAAAAGCCGATTGCTCATCAGATGATGGCACCTCGGCAGGTGGTCACTGGAATCCAACAGCAGAACCACATGGCAAATGGGGCGACAAAGCAGGATACCACAAAGGTGATATTGGTAATTTTATAGCTGATGAAAACGGAAATGGCAGCATTACTTTTGCAACCAACCAATGGTGCATTGGATGCGAAGACGACAACAAAAATATAATTGGCAAATCGGTAATTGTGCACGCTGGAGAAGATGATTTTACATCGCAACCAACAGGAGCTGCCGGTGCTCGAGTTAGCTGCGCTGGTATTATTGAATACTAA
- a CDS encoding RNA polymerase sigma factor, giving the protein MNNALKHSFVELLEKHQNIVHKVCRLYTNNYDAHNDLFQEITIQLWKAYPKFRGDAKFSTWMYRVALNTAITLYRKSKRRINTQDFGDVEFKIKQEDYDDTEEQQLKALYQAIYQLNDIEKALVLLYLEDKNYKEISDTLGISEVNARVKMNRTKAKLKTLLNP; this is encoded by the coding sequence TTGAATAACGCCCTTAAACATAGTTTTGTAGAGTTGTTGGAAAAGCATCAGAACATTGTACACAAAGTTTGTAGGTTGTACACCAACAATTACGATGCTCACAACGATTTATTTCAAGAGATAACTATACAGCTATGGAAGGCCTATCCTAAATTTCGTGGCGATGCAAAGTTTAGCACGTGGATGTATCGTGTGGCTTTAAATACAGCCATTACCCTTTATAGAAAATCTAAACGACGTATAAACACTCAAGATTTTGGAGATGTTGAATTTAAAATAAAACAAGAGGATTATGACGATACCGAAGAGCAGCAATTAAAGGCGCTCTACCAAGCCATATATCAGTTAAATGATATAGAAAAAGCATTGGTTTTATTGTACTTAGAAGATAAAAATTACAAGGAAATTAGTGATACTCTAGGCATAAGTGAAGTAAATGCACGCGTAAAAATGAATAGAACTAAAGCCAAGCTTAAAACCCTACTAAATCCGTAA
- a CDS encoding M3 family metallopeptidase — translation MKTQKLIKPLAICMILSVISCKDEAKKDSENDLLASNNNVLLQEWTGPYDGVPAFDKMNVNDIKEAVEIGMALSLEDIDAIANNAEAPTFENTIVEMERSGKELDRVLTYYGILSSNMSSPEFRKVRGELAPKLSEYSSKISQNEKLFERIKTVYQASKDTPLEADQQRVVDLVYKRFEMNGANLDAEKKKRYAEINKELSSLYNDFSNNVLHDEENYVTYLTKDQLGGLSDGFIKSAAKIASDKGQEGKYAITNTRSSMDPFLTYSTERELREQVWRNYYSRGDNNDEYDNKDIIAEILKLRKERVGLLGYNNYAEWRLQDRMAKNPENAMALMDAVWPAAIARVKEEVADMQALASELGDDLSIKPWDYRYYAEKVRQAKYDLDSEEVKQYLQLDKLTDALFYTADRIFNYKFTPVKEGSVPVFHPDVKVWEVTDKDSGAHVGLWYLDPFAREGKRSGAWATTYRSHTTFDGKTNVLASNNSNFVKAAPGEPVLVSWDDATTFFHEFGHALHFYSSNVKYPTLNGGVRDYTEFQSQLLERWLSTDEVINKFLVHHETGEPMPADLVAKIKKAATFNQGFATTEYLASAIMDMKLHLADPTNIDVGTFERETLAQLKMPEELPMRHRTPHFGHVFAGEGYATAYYGYMWADVLTSDASEAFREAPGGFYDKELADKLVKYLFAPRNAMDPADAFRKFRGRDAKIEALLRDRGFLATNN, via the coding sequence ATGAAAACACAAAAATTAATTAAGCCTTTGGCAATTTGCATGATTTTATCTGTAATTAGCTGTAAAGACGAGGCAAAAAAGGATTCGGAAAACGATCTTTTAGCAAGTAACAATAATGTATTGCTTCAAGAATGGACAGGACCTTACGATGGTGTTCCAGCATTCGATAAAATGAATGTTAACGACATTAAAGAAGCCGTAGAAATTGGTATGGCTTTAAGCTTGGAAGATATCGATGCGATTGCAAACAATGCAGAAGCACCTACTTTCGAGAATACCATTGTAGAAATGGAACGTTCTGGAAAAGAACTCGATCGCGTGCTAACCTACTACGGTATTTTAAGCAGTAATATGAGTTCTCCAGAATTTCGAAAAGTGCGTGGTGAACTGGCTCCCAAACTTTCTGAATACAGTTCGAAAATTTCTCAAAACGAAAAATTATTTGAGCGTATCAAAACAGTTTATCAAGCTTCAAAAGATACACCTTTAGAAGCAGACCAACAGCGTGTGGTAGATTTGGTTTACAAACGTTTTGAGATGAATGGTGCAAATCTTGACGCTGAAAAAAAGAAACGTTATGCCGAAATAAACAAAGAACTATCTAGTCTTTATAACGATTTTTCTAACAACGTATTACACGACGAAGAAAACTATGTAACTTATTTAACCAAAGATCAATTAGGTGGTTTAAGTGATGGTTTTATCAAATCGGCCGCAAAAATTGCTAGTGATAAAGGTCAAGAAGGTAAATATGCCATTACCAATACGCGTTCTTCCATGGATCCGTTTTTAACCTATTCTACAGAGCGTGAATTACGTGAACAAGTTTGGAGAAACTACTATTCTCGTGGCGATAATAACGACGAGTATGATAATAAAGATATTATAGCCGAAATATTAAAACTTCGTAAAGAACGTGTGGGCTTGTTAGGTTACAATAATTATGCAGAATGGCGATTACAAGACCGCATGGCTAAAAATCCAGAAAACGCTATGGCTTTAATGGATGCTGTTTGGCCAGCAGCTATTGCTCGTGTAAAAGAGGAAGTTGCAGACATGCAAGCTTTAGCTAGTGAATTGGGTGATGATCTCAGCATTAAGCCTTGGGATTATAGGTATTATGCCGAAAAAGTTCGTCAAGCGAAATACGATTTAGATAGTGAGGAGGTTAAACAATACTTGCAATTAGATAAATTAACCGATGCTTTGTTTTATACTGCCGATCGTATTTTTAATTATAAATTCACCCCAGTAAAAGAAGGTAGTGTACCAGTATTCCATCCAGATGTGAAGGTTTGGGAAGTAACCGATAAAGATTCTGGAGCACATGTTGGACTGTGGTACCTAGATCCGTTTGCACGCGAAGGAAAACGTTCTGGAGCTTGGGCAACCACTTATAGAAGTCATACAACTTTTGATGGTAAAACAAATGTCTTGGCATCAAACAATTCTAACTTTGTAAAAGCGGCACCAGGAGAACCTGTTTTAGTATCTTGGGACGATGCCACTACGTTTTTCCACGAATTTGGTCACGCTTTACACTTTTATTCATCAAATGTTAAATACCCAACTTTAAATGGAGGGGTTCGCGACTATACCGAGTTTCAAAGTCAATTGTTAGAGCGTTGGTTGTCTACAGACGAGGTGATTAATAAATTTTTAGTTCATCATGAAACAGGGGAGCCAATGCCTGCAGATTTAGTGGCTAAAATTAAGAAAGCCGCTACCTTTAATCAAGGATTTGCCACTACAGAATATTTGGCATCTGCGATAATGGATATGAAATTACACCTAGCAGATCCAACAAATATTGATGTTGGTACATTCGAACGCGAAACTTTGGCGCAATTAAAGATGCCTGAAGAACTACCAATGCGACACAGAACACCGCATTTTGGTCATGTTTTTGCTGGAGAAGGGTATGCAACAGCCTATTACGGATATATGTGGGCCGATGTTTTAACAAGCGATGCCTCTGAAGCCTTTAGAGAGGCACCAGGCGGTTTTTATGACAAAGAACTAGCAGATAAATTAGTGAAGTATTTGTTCGCACCTAGAAATGCTATGGATCCTGCAGATGCCTTTAGAAAATTTAGAGGACGCGATGCTAAAATTGAAGCTTTACTTAGAGATAGAGGATTTCTAGCTACAAACAACTAG
- a CDS encoding DUF2141 domain-containing protein, producing MKRLTLILSLFFIHITDTFSQAESPENEIIVNISNFKSNKGQALIGLYNKKENFLKTRFKSFQVKIENNSCTVVFSDIPNGTYAVSMFHDENENGKIDTNFLGVPKEDYGCSNNAKGVMGPPKWEDAKFEINNETITQNISL from the coding sequence ATGAAAAGACTAACTCTCATACTAAGTTTGTTTTTTATTCATATAACCGATACTTTTTCGCAAGCTGAAAGCCCAGAAAACGAAATTATTGTAAATATTTCAAACTTTAAAAGTAATAAAGGTCAGGCTCTTATTGGGCTGTATAATAAAAAAGAGAACTTTTTAAAAACCCGTTTTAAATCGTTTCAGGTTAAAATTGAAAATAATAGTTGTACAGTTGTTTTTAGTGATATTCCAAATGGTACGTATGCGGTTTCTATGTTTCATGACGAGAATGAGAACGGTAAAATAGATACTAATTTTCTTGGAGTTCCTAAAGAAGATTACGGCTGCTCGAACAATGCCAAGGGTGTTATGGGACCCCCGAAATGGGAGGATGCTAAATTTGAAATTAATAACGAAACCATCACACAAAACATTAGCCTATAA
- a CDS encoding energy transducer TonB, translating to MKPKKNPELEIGRNSSLYFAIGLNIMLFLTWQALEFKTFDKDIFAVEVLEVEEELEEEIPLLSITPPPPPAPPPTVVQETITIVEDIEEIEETIIESTEANQSEALEERIVEVSDVAVEEVEEEVEVPFAAIEDVPIYPGCEGLSRAEMKDCFQKKVQAHVVKNFKYPEVAVDLGIQGRVSVLFVIDADGYTTRIRSRGPDKSLEKEAERIISLLPQMTPGKQRGKAVKVSYAIPIFFKLE from the coding sequence ATGAAACCAAAGAAAAATCCCGAATTAGAAATAGGACGCAATAGTAGTTTATATTTTGCGATAGGTTTAAATATTATGTTGTTTTTAACTTGGCAAGCTCTAGAATTTAAAACTTTTGATAAGGATATTTTCGCTGTTGAAGTATTGGAAGTTGAAGAAGAGCTTGAAGAAGAAATCCCACTTTTAAGCATTACGCCACCACCACCGCCTGCTCCGCCACCAACAGTAGTACAAGAAACAATTACTATTGTTGAAGATATTGAAGAGATAGAAGAAACTATAATTGAAAGTACAGAAGCCAACCAAAGTGAAGCGCTAGAAGAGCGCATTGTTGAGGTTAGCGATGTCGCTGTAGAAGAAGTCGAAGAAGAGGTCGAGGTACCGTTTGCTGCTATTGAAGATGTGCCCATTTATCCTGGGTGTGAGGGTTTGAGCAGAGCTGAAATGAAAGACTGTTTTCAGAAAAAAGTACAAGCTCATGTGGTTAAAAATTTTAAATACCCAGAAGTGGCAGTAGATTTAGGAATTCAAGGTCGTGTCTCTGTGTTATTTGTTATCGACGCAGATGGCTATACAACTCGAATAAGATCAAGAGGACCAGATAAAAGCCTTGAAAAAGAAGCCGAACGTATTATTAGTTTGCTGCCTCAAATGACACCGGGAAAACAACGCGGCAAAGCCGTAAAAGTAAGTTACGCCATCCCTATATTTTTCAAGCTTGAGTAA
- a CDS encoding LETM1-related biofilm-associated protein, translating to MNPSAQGWIKKLLQEVAKNDFFLKEKEVLFYSDLRACGFIYGSNLSVVKRVIINQDLTEQELCKTNLCLALLYTHNNSNSKLDFIDSVVSFYGKINHLKTSFFQEFLSGSSSSEQLEKIIHKRIQIDDNIFTKNFNYFIVNALLFVDILAYQHFLKHNDISKTYVKNLEAAIEYISLDTLKSKAKINQYDESLIKLFESSLRHQSYAQISYTDAISYLNTPQEKQYLLDLACMATWSDRTIDKEEQLFLAKLGKDLKLDAHRVKQSISSVNSFYTLHRDNIALLSSKNIVKSFYNNSSIMVSKLITRNSKRLYHELKDSKELVVLLSQSTIRDLSKAEQKKVQEQLIDIFKSIPSLAIFLLPGGAILLPLVVKFMPKLLPSAFDDNRIED from the coding sequence ATGAATCCCTCAGCACAAGGTTGGATAAAAAAACTACTTCAAGAAGTTGCTAAAAACGATTTTTTTTTAAAAGAAAAAGAAGTCTTGTTTTATAGTGATTTACGCGCTTGCGGCTTTATTTACGGCAGTAATTTAAGCGTAGTAAAGAGGGTCATAATAAATCAAGACCTAACCGAACAAGAGTTGTGTAAAACCAATTTATGCCTTGCACTTTTATACACCCACAACAACTCAAACTCAAAACTAGATTTTATAGATAGTGTTGTAAGTTTTTACGGAAAAATAAATCACCTCAAAACCTCTTTTTTTCAAGAGTTTTTAAGCGGAAGCTCGTCAAGCGAACAACTTGAAAAGATTATTCACAAACGCATTCAAATAGATGATAATATCTTTACAAAAAATTTTAATTATTTTATTGTAAACGCCTTACTATTTGTAGATATTTTAGCCTATCAGCACTTTTTAAAACACAATGACATCTCAAAGACGTATGTAAAAAATTTGGAGGCAGCCATAGAATATATTTCGTTAGACACTTTAAAATCTAAGGCCAAAATAAATCAATATGATGAAAGTTTAATAAAACTTTTTGAGTCGTCGTTAAGACATCAAAGCTATGCGCAAATTAGTTATACCGACGCCATAAGTTATCTAAATACACCCCAAGAAAAACAGTACCTTTTAGATTTGGCATGTATGGCTACTTGGAGCGACCGCACTATCGATAAAGAAGAACAATTGTTTCTTGCTAAACTGGGTAAAGACTTAAAACTAGATGCCCATAGAGTTAAGCAATCTATTAGTTCTGTAAATTCGTTTTATACCCTGCATAGAGATAATATCGCTCTACTAAGTTCTAAAAATATTGTAAAAAGTTTTTATAATAACTCAAGTATAATGGTATCTAAACTTATTACTAGAAATAGTAAACGTTTATACCACGAATTAAAAGATAGCAAAGAACTCGTCGTCTTATTATCTCAATCTACGATTAGAGATTTGAGTAAAGCAGAACAAAAAAAAGTACAAGAACAATTAATCGATATTTTTAAATCCATACCAAGTCTAGCTATATTTTTACTTCCAGGTGGCGCTATTTTACTACCGTTAGTCGTAAAGTTTATGCCTAAATTATTACCCTCTGCTTTTGATGACAATAGAATAGAAGACTAA
- a CDS encoding HPF/RaiA family ribosome-associated protein, with protein MNYTENFEGIKIDVQAVDITISETVQQEVREIISRLKRNISDVNFVDVYFRDSKAKSTKAKEVGMRFGIPGRDAYASDSGDNWMELLSNVEEKLRRQLAKAYR; from the coding sequence ATGAACTATACAGAGAATTTTGAAGGGATAAAGATAGATGTTCAAGCAGTCGATATTACCATAAGTGAAACCGTGCAACAAGAAGTTAGAGAGATTATTAGTAGACTAAAAAGAAATATTTCTGATGTAAATTTTGTAGATGTTTACTTTAGAGATAGCAAGGCAAAATCGACAAAAGCTAAAGAGGTAGGTATGAGATTTGGTATCCCTGGTAGAGATGCTTATGCATCCGATTCTGGAGACAATTGGATGGAACTCCTTAGTAATGTAGAAGAAAAACTTCGTCGCCAACTTGCAAAAGCATATCGGTAA